The Burkholderia latens genome segment CAGGTAGTACCACCACGGTACGCCGATTTCCCGCTGCAGCCACGCGAGCAGCGCGACCGCGCATACGGCGTGCGTCACCCACATCGGCAAATAGCGGAAGTCGCCGCGCCGGAACGTGCGCAATGCGTCGGCGAACATCGCAGCGATGCTCGTCGGCGGCCCGAATACGAATCGTCCGATGAAGGTTGTGCGCGCAACGACGAGCGCACGGCGCCAGGTCGGCAATCGCCCCCACTGTGCACGCGATACGTAGTTCGATTCAGGATCGACGCCGGGAACGGTGAGATCCTCGTCACGGTGATGATCGAGATGTGTGTCGCGATAGAGGGTGTACGGATACCAGATCGTCAACGGCGGAAAACCGAGCAACCGGTTCACGAACGCGGAGCGCGTGGGATGGCCGTGCAGCAGTTCGTGTTGCAACGACATGTGCCACGCGCCCAGCACGATCAGCAGCGGTGTTGCGGCTCCGAGCGACAAGTGCGCGCGACGCACGAGCAGCAGCACGGCGAGCCAGCCGCCGTAGATCGCGATAACCAGCAGCCAGGTCGGCCACTCGGTGCGGGCGGTGAGGCGGGCGCCGAGCGTAGCGATCGCGCGCGCGTGGTCGACGTCGAAGTATTCGGCCATGATGCTCAGGCGGGACAAATCGGGCGGTACGGGTGATACGGACAGCGGACGATCGCGCCCTGGTGCAGGACGCGATGCGATTGGCCGACGGGTATCGCGACTCGCGCAAGACGATCGCGATACTGGAACGCTAACCGTGCCGGTCGGTCGCGCCAACCAAGCAATTTGCATTTGCTTATCGCTGCGC includes the following:
- a CDS encoding fatty acid desaturase, which produces MAEYFDVDHARAIATLGARLTARTEWPTWLLVIAIYGGWLAVLLLVRRAHLSLGAATPLLIVLGAWHMSLQHELLHGHPTRSAFVNRLLGFPPLTIWYPYTLYRDTHLDHHRDEDLTVPGVDPESNYVSRAQWGRLPTWRRALVVARTTFIGRFVFGPPTSIAAMFADALRTFRRGDFRYLPMWVTHAVCAVALLAWLQREIGVPWWYYLLAVTWPALSIAMIRSLFEHRAARHPKARIVINEAGLAMRLLYLNNNYHLVHHDLPKLPWYDLPRAYRMRRDVYAEKCGGFVIRGGYRELLTRHAWTPTDAPVHPFDHGTASLSTGKGVKVAAVDGCLQIST